One genomic segment of Bombina bombina isolate aBomBom1 chromosome 4, aBomBom1.pri, whole genome shotgun sequence includes these proteins:
- the LOC128657232 gene encoding zinc finger protein 585A-like isoform X1: MLTGEEQMEFDEVAVYFSEEEWGCLTEEQKELYKNVMMENYQTLSSLGYVHMKPLLVTKIEHREELCVSSFPITKGEFTNCSNSSAGQTANASFSLFKNQRSHMGNVCSDCEKSFTWKTNIGDHQKMHTGKEAFSCAECGKCFTQKSTPIMHHKNHTREKAFSCSDCGKCFTKKSNLIDHQKIHTGENTFSCSDCGKCFTRKSNLSRHHKIHTGEKGFSCSDCGKCFTQKSNLIDHQKIHTGEKAFSCSDCGKCFTRKSNLIDHQKIHTGENTFSCSDCGKCFTRKSNLFDHQKIHSGENAFSCSDCGKCFTQKSNLIRHHKIHTGEKGFSCSDCGKCFTRKSNLIDHQKIHTGEKAISCFASEKRLIEHQKIHTLEKTFSCSECGKCFIHKRSLIDHQKIHTGEKAFSCSECGKCFTWKSNLVDHQKIHTGEKAFSCSECGKCFTQKSSLIKHHRMHTGEKVFSCSECGKWFAQKLDLIRHQRIHTGEKAFSCSDCGKCFNRKSNLIDHQKIHTGENAFSCSDCGKWFTQKSTLITHQKIHTGEKAFSCSECGKCFTWKSNLIAHQKNHTGEKAFSCSECGKCYTQRSSLITHQKIHTEKKAFSCSVCGKCFTQKSTLITHHKIHKGEKAFSCSECGKCFTWKSNLIYHHKIHTGEKAFSCSVCGKVFTRKMDLIRHQKIHT, from the exons GATATGTTCATAtgaaacctttacttgttacaaaGATTGAACATAGAGAGGAGCTGTGTGTGAGCAGTTTTCCAATTACCAAAG gtgaattcacaaactgcaGTAATTCTAGTGCTGGTCAGACTGCAAATGCTTCTTTCAGTCTTTTTAAAAATCAAAGAAGCCACATGGGAAATGTATGTTCTGACTGTGAAAAAAGTTTTACTTGGAAAACAAATATTGGTGATCATCAAAAAATGCATACAGGAAAGGAAGCATTTTCATGtgctgaatgtgggaagtgttttactcagaaatcaactccTATTATGCATCACAAAAATCACAcaagagaaaaagcattttcatgttctgactgtgggaaatgttttacaaagAAATCGAATCTTATTGatcatcaaaaaattcatacaggagagaatacattttcatgttctgactgtgggaaatgttttactcggaaatcgaATCTTAGTAGGCATCATAAGATTCACACTGGAgaaaaaggattttcatgttctgactgtgggaaatgttttactcagaaatcgaatcttattgatcatcagaaaattcatacaggagagaaagcattttcatgttctgactgtgggaaatgttttactcggaaatcaaatcttattgatcatcaaaaaattcatacaggagaaaatacattttcatgttctgactgtgggaaatgttttactcggaaatcaaatcTTTTTGATCATCAAAAAATTCATTCAGGAGAGaatgcattttcatgttctgactgtgggaaatgttttactcagaaatcaaatcttattaggcATCATAAGATTCACACTGGAgaaaaaggattttcatgttctgactgtgggaaatgttttactcggaaatcgaATCTTATTGATCATCAAaagattcatacaggagagaaagcaattTCCTGTTTTGCGTCGGAAAAAAGGCTTAttgaacatcagaaaattcatacattagagaaaacattttcatgttctgaatgtgggaaatgtttcatTCATAAAAGAAGTcttattgatcatcagaaaattcacacaggagaaaaagcattttcatgttctgaatgtgggaaatgttttacttggaaatcaAATCTTGTTGATCATCAAAAAatacatacaggagagaaagcattttcatgttctgaatgtgggaagtgttttactcAGAAGTCATCTCTTATTAAGCATCACAGAATGCACACAGGAGAAAAAgtattttcatgttctgagtgtggaaAATGGTTTGCGCAGAAATtagatcttattaggcatcagagaattcacacaggagaaaaagcattttcatgttctgactgtgggaaatgttttaatcggaaatcaaatcttatcgatcatcaaaaaattcatacaggagagaatgcattttcatgttctgactgtggcaaatggtttactcagaaatcaacgctaattacgcatcaaaaaatacacacaggagaaaaagcattttcatgttctgagtgtgggaaatgttttacttggaaatcaaatcttattgcTCATCAAAAaaatcatacaggagagaaagcattttcatgctctgaatgtgggaaatgttataCTCAGAGATCATCTCTtattacgcatcaaaaaattcacacagaaaaaaaagcattttcatgttctgtgtgtgggaaatgttttactcagaaatcaactcttattacgcatcacaaaattcacaaaggagaaaaagcattttcatgttcagagtgtgggaaatgttttacttggaaatcaaatcttatttATCATcacaaaattcatacaggagagaaagcattttcatgttctgtctGTGGGAAAGTTTTTACTCGGAAAATggatcttattaggcatcagaaaattcatacatga
- the LOC128657232 gene encoding zinc finger protein 585A-like isoform X2 — translation MGNVCSDCEKSFTWKTNIGDHQKMHTGKEAFSCAECGKCFTQKSTPIMHHKNHTREKAFSCSDCGKCFTKKSNLIDHQKIHTGENTFSCSDCGKCFTRKSNLSRHHKIHTGEKGFSCSDCGKCFTQKSNLIDHQKIHTGEKAFSCSDCGKCFTRKSNLIDHQKIHTGENTFSCSDCGKCFTRKSNLFDHQKIHSGENAFSCSDCGKCFTQKSNLIRHHKIHTGEKGFSCSDCGKCFTRKSNLIDHQKIHTGEKAISCFASEKRLIEHQKIHTLEKTFSCSECGKCFIHKRSLIDHQKIHTGEKAFSCSECGKCFTWKSNLVDHQKIHTGEKAFSCSECGKCFTQKSSLIKHHRMHTGEKVFSCSECGKWFAQKLDLIRHQRIHTGEKAFSCSDCGKCFNRKSNLIDHQKIHTGENAFSCSDCGKWFTQKSTLITHQKIHTGEKAFSCSECGKCFTWKSNLIAHQKNHTGEKAFSCSECGKCYTQRSSLITHQKIHTEKKAFSCSVCGKCFTQKSTLITHHKIHKGEKAFSCSECGKCFTWKSNLIYHHKIHTGEKAFSCSVCGKVFTRKMDLIRHQKIHT, via the coding sequence ATGGGAAATGTATGTTCTGACTGTGAAAAAAGTTTTACTTGGAAAACAAATATTGGTGATCATCAAAAAATGCATACAGGAAAGGAAGCATTTTCATGtgctgaatgtgggaagtgttttactcagaaatcaactccTATTATGCATCACAAAAATCACAcaagagaaaaagcattttcatgttctgactgtgggaaatgttttacaaagAAATCGAATCTTATTGatcatcaaaaaattcatacaggagagaatacattttcatgttctgactgtgggaaatgttttactcggaaatcgaATCTTAGTAGGCATCATAAGATTCACACTGGAgaaaaaggattttcatgttctgactgtgggaaatgttttactcagaaatcgaatcttattgatcatcagaaaattcatacaggagagaaagcattttcatgttctgactgtgggaaatgttttactcggaaatcaaatcttattgatcatcaaaaaattcatacaggagaaaatacattttcatgttctgactgtgggaaatgttttactcggaaatcaaatcTTTTTGATCATCAAAAAATTCATTCAGGAGAGaatgcattttcatgttctgactgtgggaaatgttttactcagaaatcaaatcttattaggcATCATAAGATTCACACTGGAgaaaaaggattttcatgttctgactgtgggaaatgttttactcggaaatcgaATCTTATTGATCATCAAaagattcatacaggagagaaagcaattTCCTGTTTTGCGTCGGAAAAAAGGCTTAttgaacatcagaaaattcatacattagagaaaacattttcatgttctgaatgtgggaaatgtttcatTCATAAAAGAAGTcttattgatcatcagaaaattcacacaggagaaaaagcattttcatgttctgaatgtgggaaatgttttacttggaaatcaAATCTTGTTGATCATCAAAAAatacatacaggagagaaagcattttcatgttctgaatgtgggaagtgttttactcAGAAGTCATCTCTTATTAAGCATCACAGAATGCACACAGGAGAAAAAgtattttcatgttctgagtgtggaaAATGGTTTGCGCAGAAATtagatcttattaggcatcagagaattcacacaggagaaaaagcattttcatgttctgactgtgggaaatgttttaatcggaaatcaaatcttatcgatcatcaaaaaattcatacaggagagaatgcattttcatgttctgactgtggcaaatggtttactcagaaatcaacgctaattacgcatcaaaaaatacacacaggagaaaaagcattttcatgttctgagtgtgggaaatgttttacttggaaatcaaatcttattgcTCATCAAAAaaatcatacaggagagaaagcattttcatgctctgaatgtgggaaatgttataCTCAGAGATCATCTCTtattacgcatcaaaaaattcacacagaaaaaaaagcattttcatgttctgtgtgtgggaaatgttttactcagaaatcaactcttattacgcatcacaaaattcacaaaggagaaaaagcattttcatgttcagagtgtgggaaatgttttacttggaaatcaaatcttatttATCATcacaaaattcatacaggagagaaagcattttcatgttctgtctGTGGGAAAGTTTTTACTCGGAAAATggatcttattaggcatcagaaaattcatacatga